A single Equus quagga isolate Etosha38 chromosome 8, UCLA_HA_Equagga_1.0, whole genome shotgun sequence DNA region contains:
- the DNAJB9 gene encoding dnaJ homolog subfamily B member 9, which produces MATPQSVFVFAICILMITELILASKSYYDILGVPKSASERQIKKAFHKLAMKYHPDKNKSPDAEAKFQEIAEAYETLSDANRRKEYDTLGHSAFTNGKGQRSSGSPFEQSFNFNFDDLFKDFGFFGQNQNTRSKKHFENHFQTRQDGSSRQRHHFQEFSFGGGLFDDMFEDMEKMFSFSGFDTTNQHTVQTENRFHSSSKHCRTVTQRRGNMVTTYTDCSGQ; this is translated from the exons ATGGCTACTCCCCAGTCAGTTTTTGTCTTtgcaatttgcattttaatgataACGGAATTAATCTTGGCCTCAAAAAGTTACTATGATATCTTAGGTGTGCCAAAATCGGCTTCAGAGCGCCAAATCAAGAAGGCCTTTCACAAGTTGGCCATGAAGTACCATCCTGACAAAAATAAGAGCCCCGATGCTGAAGCAAAATTCCAAGAGATTGCAGAAG catATGAAACACTCTCAGATGCTAATAGGCGAAAAGAGTATGATACACTTGGACACAGTGCTTTTACTAATGGTAAAGGACAAAGAAGTAGTGGAAGTCCTTTTGAGCAGTCATTTAACTTCAATTTTGATGACTTATTTAAAGACTTTGGTTTTTTTGGTCAAAACCAAAACACTCGGTCTAAGAAGCATTTTGAAAATCACTTCCAGACACGCCAGGATGGTTCCAGTAGACAAAGGCATCATTTCCAGGAGTTTTCTTTTGGAGGTGGACTGTTTGATGACATGtttgaagatatggagaaaatgttttcttttagtggTTTTGATACCACCAATCAGCACACAGTACAGACTGAAAATAGATTCCATAGCTCTAGTAAGCACTGCAGAACTGTCACTCAACGAAGAGGAAATATGGTTACCACATACACTGACTGTTCAGGacagtag
- the THAP5 gene encoding THAP domain-containing protein 5 isoform X2 — MKRDSWIPSKYQFLCSDHFTPDSLDVRWGIRYLKQTAIPTIFSLPEDNQGKDSSKKKSQKKKLEDEKEVCLKAKSEESFASNQPKKNTVNTGVVPEHAKLLMKPSVPKTESIQNNLLTLNLVKQDTEKPQCTLEASVNQDIGIGGFPTSFENLNSTTIALTTSNSEGIEQSLETQEVLEITTNHPANPSFPNNSVEIKSAQENPFLFSTITQTVEELNTNKESVIAIFVPTENSKPTINSFIPAQKETVEMEDIDVDDPLYEDVDYETEVLQIEHSYCRQDINKEHLWQKVSKLHSKITLLELQEQQTLGRLKSLETLIRQLKQENWLSEENVKIIENHFTTYEVTMI; from the exons ATGAAACGAGATTCATGGATTCCCAGTAAATACCAGTTCCTGTGTAGTGACCATTTTACTCCTGACTCTCTTGACGTCAGATGGGGTATTCGGTATTTGAAACAAACTGCAATTCCAACGATATTTTCCTTGCCTGAAGACAATCAG ggaaaagactcttccaaaaaaaaatcgcagaagaaaaaattggaagatGAGAAAGAAGTGTGCCTAAAAGCCAAGTCAGAAGAATCATTTGCATCAAATCAGCCAAAGAAAAACACAGTTAACACAGGTGTTGTCCCTGAACATGCAAAATTACTGATGAAGCCGTCAGTTCCCAAAACAGAAAGTATACAAAATAACCTATTAACTCTTAATCTAGTTAAGCAGGATACTGAAAAACCACAGTGTACCTTGGAAGCATCAGTTAATCAAGACATAGGTATAGGTGGTTTTCCCACATCTTTTGAGAATCTAAATTCTACAACTATTGCTTTGACAACTTCAAATTCAGAAGGTATTGAACAGTCTTTGGAAACCCAAGAAGTTCTTGAAATAACTACCAATCATCCTGCTAATCCTAGCTTTCCAAATAATTCCGTGGAAATTAAGTCAGCACAGGAAAACCCATTCTTGTTCAGCACAATTACTCAGACAGTTGAAGAATTAAACACAAATAAAGAATCTGTTATTGCCATTTTTGTACCCACAGAAAATTCCAAACCTACAATTAATTCTTTTATACCTGCCCAAAAAGAAACCGTGGAAATGGAAGACATAGACGTTGATGACCCCTTATATGAGGATGTAGACTACGAGACAGAAGTTTTACAAATTGAACATTCTTACTGCAGACAAGACATAAATAAGGAGCATCTTTGGCAGAAAGTCTCTAAGCTACATTCAAAGATAACTCTTCTTGAGCTACAAGAGCAACAAACTCTAGGAAGATTGAAGTCTTTGGAAACTCTTATAAGGCAGCTAAAACAGGAAAACTGGCTATCTGAAGAAAACGTCAAGATTATAGAAAACCATTTTACAACATATGAAGTTACTATGATATAA
- the THAP5 gene encoding THAP domain-containing protein 5 isoform X1, whose product MPRYCAAICCKNRRGRNNKDRKLSFYPFPLHDKERLEKWLKNMKRDSWIPSKYQFLCSDHFTPDSLDVRWGIRYLKQTAIPTIFSLPEDNQGKDSSKKKSQKKKLEDEKEVCLKAKSEESFASNQPKKNTVNTGVVPEHAKLLMKPSVPKTESIQNNLLTLNLVKQDTEKPQCTLEASVNQDIGIGGFPTSFENLNSTTIALTTSNSEGIEQSLETQEVLEITTNHPANPSFPNNSVEIKSAQENPFLFSTITQTVEELNTNKESVIAIFVPTENSKPTINSFIPAQKETVEMEDIDVDDPLYEDVDYETEVLQIEHSYCRQDINKEHLWQKVSKLHSKITLLELQEQQTLGRLKSLETLIRQLKQENWLSEENVKIIENHFTTYEVTMI is encoded by the exons ATGCCTCGCTATTGCGCAGCGATCTGCTGTAAGAACCGCCGGGGGCGAAACAATAAAGACCGGAAGTTAAGTTTTTACCC atttccTCTACATGACAAAGAAAGGCTTGAAAAATGGTTAAAGAATATGAAACGAGATTCATGGATTCCCAGTAAATACCAGTTCCTGTGTAGTGACCATTTTACTCCTGACTCTCTTGACGTCAGATGGGGTATTCGGTATTTGAAACAAACTGCAATTCCAACGATATTTTCCTTGCCTGAAGACAATCAG ggaaaagactcttccaaaaaaaaatcgcagaagaaaaaattggaagatGAGAAAGAAGTGTGCCTAAAAGCCAAGTCAGAAGAATCATTTGCATCAAATCAGCCAAAGAAAAACACAGTTAACACAGGTGTTGTCCCTGAACATGCAAAATTACTGATGAAGCCGTCAGTTCCCAAAACAGAAAGTATACAAAATAACCTATTAACTCTTAATCTAGTTAAGCAGGATACTGAAAAACCACAGTGTACCTTGGAAGCATCAGTTAATCAAGACATAGGTATAGGTGGTTTTCCCACATCTTTTGAGAATCTAAATTCTACAACTATTGCTTTGACAACTTCAAATTCAGAAGGTATTGAACAGTCTTTGGAAACCCAAGAAGTTCTTGAAATAACTACCAATCATCCTGCTAATCCTAGCTTTCCAAATAATTCCGTGGAAATTAAGTCAGCACAGGAAAACCCATTCTTGTTCAGCACAATTACTCAGACAGTTGAAGAATTAAACACAAATAAAGAATCTGTTATTGCCATTTTTGTACCCACAGAAAATTCCAAACCTACAATTAATTCTTTTATACCTGCCCAAAAAGAAACCGTGGAAATGGAAGACATAGACGTTGATGACCCCTTATATGAGGATGTAGACTACGAGACAGAAGTTTTACAAATTGAACATTCTTACTGCAGACAAGACATAAATAAGGAGCATCTTTGGCAGAAAGTCTCTAAGCTACATTCAAAGATAACTCTTCTTGAGCTACAAGAGCAACAAACTCTAGGAAGATTGAAGTCTTTGGAAACTCTTATAAGGCAGCTAAAACAGGAAAACTGGCTATCTGAAGAAAACGTCAAGATTATAGAAAACCATTTTACAACATATGAAGTTACTATGATATAA